CGACGTGGGCGAGGTTGTAGATGAAGTGGACGGACGCCAGTCCGAGCACCTCGGGTTTGGAGCGCAGCATGGCCAGCGCGCCCACCGGGTTGGCACGCCGCCACTGGAAGGGCCTGCGGCGCTCGGGCGGCAGGGACTCGGGCAGGACGAAAAGGCCATACAGGGCGTTGGCGAGGCTCAGTCCGGCCGCCACCCAGAACGGCAGGCGCGGGCTGATGACGCCCAGCATTCCGCCAATCGCGGGCCCCAGCACGAAGCCGATGCCGAACGCGGCCCCGAGCAGTCCGAAGCTGGCGGCGCGCTTCTCTGGCGGCGTCACGTCCGCGATGTAGGCGCTGGCCGTGCTGATGCTGGCCGCGGTGATGCCCGAGATGATCCGGCCCGCGAACAGCCAGCCCAGCGACGGCGCCAGCGCCATGAGGATGTAGTCGAAGCCCAGCCCGAAGTTGGACAGCAGCACCACCGGCCTGCGCCCGAAGCGGTCGGACATCGCGCCGAGCACCGGTGAGAAGATGAACTGCATCAGCGCCCACATCGTGGAGAACAGGCCCAGGATCTCGGCCGCTCGCGCGGTGTCTCCTCCGAGGAAGCCCTCCACCATCTTCGGCAGCACGGGGATGATCATCCCCATCGCCAGGATGTCGAGCAGGATGGTGATGAAGATGAAGACCAGCGCGGCTCGGCGCGGGCCTGGGGTGGAATGGGAGCTGGGTTCGGTCATGGGAGGGGGGGCCGGGTCAGCAGACGGGCAGGGGTTCCTCGCAAAAAGGAGCCGTTCGCGCAAGTCTGGCGTCTGACCTCGGAGGTCACCCGGATTCGTGGTAGGGAAGTTGGGTGTCCACACGTCTCGGGAATCCAGGTAGGTCTCCCTCTCACTTCGAGCCATCCCAGCTGCCCGGGGTCTCCGCGCCCGAGCTGCTGCGCGCCGCTCGGCGGATCCTCCGGAGCCGGACACGTGCTCCCCGTTACTGGGCGGCGGCGGATCGGCTCAGCGACCTGTGGCTCGGTGGGCCGCTGCGTTCCTCCTCGGAGTTTCAGCTCGCCGCATCGGCCGACCTCGGGGCCGTCATCGACTGGCTGTATGACGAGCCGCTGAGCTCCAGCGCCTCCGCGGCCGAGGAACTGGTGGGGCTCACCGGGCGGCTCCAGGAGATGGTGGACTTCGAGAAGGCCCTGGCACTGCTGCGGCGGTTCGAGACGGCGCCCCTGGAGCCCGAGGCGGAGCTGGTGGAGGCCACTCGCGCGATCATCGCCACGCTGACCGTGCACGGGTACGCGACGCTCCACGGGCGGGGCTCGGCGGAGCTGGCCACCCGGTGGCTGGAGGCCTGGGCCGACGCCATGTGGCGGCAGAACGTGCAGCAGCAACAGACCTGCGGATTCGGCCTGTTGGCCCGGCTGCCTCCCGGGGAACGGCCAGCGTGCATGGCGCGCCTGGGTCTGACCCCCGAGGACCTGATGCCCCGGAGTACCTCCTTCTCCGAGGGCGTGGAGGAGTTCCTGGAGCGGTATGGCGAGACCGCCGCGTCCACGGTGGCCGTGCTCGGCGGCCTGCCGTTCTCCACGTTGCCCACCTCGGAGGTGGAGGCGCTGCTCCGGCTCTGCACCGGGGAGGCCGGCCTGCTCACCCCCATCTCGCGGCTCCTCCGGCTGGCCCCGGACGTGAGCTTCGATCCGGCCGAGGCCATGAACACCGGTGTGTTCGCCAGCGCCGCCGAGCAGCGCCGGAGCGTCCTCGAGGTCGTCTCCGAGGGGAAGCTGTCCAAGCCGGAGCTGGACGCGAGGCTCGGCCAGGAGTGGGCACGCTTCTCGGTCCAGGCGCGCCGCCTGCTCGAGGAGCGGATGGCCACGCACGCGGAGCAGGTGGGCCCGGAGGTAGCGTCCGGTTGGCTCCCCGCGCTCTACACGTTGCTGGAGCGGCTGGTGCCGGGCACGTGGAAGGGCTGAGCGGACGGCCCGGCGGGCGGATGTCGGTGTGTCCAAAGAGGAGGCGCGACACGACCGGTGTAGCATCCGCCCCCGATGAAGATTGAAAGAGTCCTTCGGGATTTGGGAGAGCGGTCCCCGTGACGCCACTCGTGCTGATATGGCTCCTGGCGGCGGTGCCGTGCGAGAAGACGCCGCCTCCGGGGATGGTGTGCATCGAGGGGAGTGACGCGATCCTCGGCGCCGACGATCAGACGCCCGCCGAGAAACCGCGGCACGCGGTGTTCGTCGAGACGTTCTATGTCGACGCGAAGGAGGTGACGGTCGGCGACTACACCCGCTGCGAGCGCGCGGGGGCGTGTCCCAAGCTGCCGCGTCC
This is a stretch of genomic DNA from Archangium violaceum. It encodes these proteins:
- a CDS encoding TCR/Tet family MFS transporter, coding for MTEPSSHSTPGPRRAALVFIFITILLDILAMGMIIPVLPKMVEGFLGGDTARAAEILGLFSTMWALMQFIFSPVLGAMSDRFGRRPVVLLSNFGLGFDYILMALAPSLGWLFAGRIISGITAASISTASAYIADVTPPEKRAASFGLLGAAFGIGFVLGPAIGGMLGVISPRLPFWVAAGLSLANALYGLFVLPESLPPERRRPFQWRRANPVGALAMLRSKPEVLGLASVHFIYNLAHVALPSVFVLYASYRFGWDERAVGLTMAGTGISSLIVQGGLVRPIVKKLGERRTLLLGLSFGALGFAIYGLAESGAMFWLGIPVMSLWGLFGPSSQGLMSSRIGQSEQGQLQGALSSLMGIAGMIGPSLFTQTFAHFISPQSGAHLPGAPFLLAASLLLFAIGLAWRVTSPRAEVAPASPAV